The Paenibacillus sp. FSL R7-0345 DNA segment CCGGGTGCTGAACGTCCTCGGCGGCTGGCATCCGGAGGGGTATTAAACGCCTGCTTAACGCAGGCTCCACTTGAGGAGGCGGACAACGCATGGATGTATTGCAGCAATATATGAACAGGCTGACGGATTCCGCGCCCCGCAGCTCGGCTTACCGGGGGAATGTTCCTTTCAGCGAGTGGAGATCCGGCCTTGCCGCTGCCTTCACGGAGAAGCTGGGCGGTTTCCCGGAGCGGCACGCGGAGCTTGAACCCGTATTGCTGGAGCGTGTTGCCTGCTCCGGCTATGTCCGGGAGCGGATCGAGATCACCACTTATAAGGGACTGCGCATGCCGCTGTACCTGCTGATACCGGAGCAGGCTTCTGCCTCCCCGGCGCCTGCCGTTATCGCCGTGCACGGGCACGGCTACGGCAGCCGGGAGATTACCGGGCTTCATCCGGACGGCTCTGAGCGGCAGAGTGACCCGGGACTGCATAAGGATTTTGCCGTATCCCTGGTCAAAGAGGGATTCGTTGTCGCCGCGCCGGAGGTGCTTGGCTTCGGTGACCGGCGGCTGGCCGAAGACCGTGCAAGCGGCGAGCCGGGCAAAAACTCCTGCTTCCGCCTGTCCTCCGCACTGCTAATGGCAGGGCAGACAATGGCGGGCTACCGCATTTATGAGACGATGCGGGTTGTCGATTATCTCCAGACCCGCAATGAAGTGCACAGCGGGAAGACCGGCATTATGGGGATTTCCGGCGGCGGGCTGGTGGCCGGGTTCACAGCGGCGCTCGATGAACGGATCGCCTGCGCGGTAGTCAGCGGTTATGCCAATACGTTCGCGGCTAGTATTCTCTCGCGGAACCACTGCCTGGATAACTACATTCCGGGGATTCTGCTGGAAGCCGAGATGCCTGATCTGCTGGGCCTGATTGCGCCGCGCGGACTGTTCCTGGAGTCAGGCGCTGCCGATCCGCTGTTCGGTCCGGAAGGAGCCAGGCAGGCGTTAGCCAGACTGCAGGAGATTTACAGAGCGGCCGGTCATGCGGGGCAGGTCGGGGCGGATTTTTTCCCGGGCGGGCATGAGATTCACGGCGGGCTGGCGTTTGCGTGGCTGCGCGGGCAGCTTGCCGACTGACTTATATGCAAGATAAACGACAGGAGGAATGAAGAATGCCTACAACCGAAGTGAGTACCCTGAGCTGGTCCCGCAGGATTGCGGACACCATCCTCGGGCAGTGTAATGAGCAAGGTGAGCATGCTTATCTGCTGGAGCGCTGGGCTTATGTTCCGGGGATGATGCAGCTGGCAATGGCCAGAGCCGGGATTCAGCTGGGTGAGCCGGAGTATTTCGATTATATGCAGCGGCATATGGACAGCTTCATCGGGGAGAACGGCTCAATCCGGACATACCGGCTGGAAGAATACAACCTCGACCAGATCAACCAGGGCAAAAATCTGTTCCTGCTCTACCAGAAAACCGGAGAGCAGCGCTACGCCGAAGCCGCCCACCTGCTGGCAGCGCAGCTGATCAGCCATCCCCGCACCTCGGAAGGCGGCTTCTGGCACAAAAAGGTCTATCCGTTCCAGATGTGGCTGGACGGCTTATATATGGCTTCACCGTTCCTGGCCCAGTTCGGCGCAGTCTTCCAGCGTCCCGAGCTGATCGACGAGGCGGCCCGCCAGCTGCTGCTGATCGAGCGCCGGACCCGCGATCCCCGTACCGGGCTGCTGTATCACGGCTGGGATGAATCGAAGGAGCAGGAATGGGCCGATTCCACGACAGGCTTATCCTCCCACTTCTGGAGCCGGGCGATGGGCTGGTATGTAATGGCTTGCGTAGACTGCCTGGAGCACTTCCCGGTGACCCATCCGCAGCGCGGGACCATTATCGGCATTTTCCAGCGGGTGTGCGGTGCGCTTCTGGAGGTGCAGGACAAAGAGACTGGCCTCTGGTATCAGGTGCTGGATCAGGCGGGACGCAAGGGCAACTACCTGGAAGCGACCGGCTCAACCATGTTCGTCTATGCCATGGCTAAAGGTCTGAGACTGGGCTATCTGGAGCGTTCTTTTAGAGAAGGTATGCTGAAAGGCTATGACGGAATCATGAAGCATCTGGTCACAGAGGACAACGAAGGTCTTCATCTGCATAAAATCTGCAACGGAGCCGGACTCAGCAAAGACCGCAACGGTTCTTATGACTACTACATTTCTGAGGCAGTTGTTTCAGATACCCCGATGGGAGTGGGGCCGCTATTGCTGGCATCGCTGGAGGTGGAGAACTATGGGGACGGGCATTAGACAACAGCCGGAACAATCTGAGCAGCAGGCGGGATACCGTTACAACTTCACCAGCGTCCCGAAGGCCGGATATGTAACGGTTCCCTACGACCGGGAGACCGGTGCAGTGCGGTATGAGGATACCGGCAGTTACGGATTTGTGGAGCAGACCGGTGCCTTGCCGCCGCGCCGGGTGAACCGTGCGCAGATTTCGGCTGCTCATGGAGGATTCGAGTTGAGTGAGCCGGAGGCAGACAGCGGGACGGAAGTGCAGAGTGGGGAGCCAGGCAGTCATGGCAGCGGCGGCATGGCTTTTCGTGTCAAGCTTCCCCGCGGTGCCTATAAGGTTCAGGTCACGCTGAGCTCTGCCCCTGAGGATACAATCATCGCCGTTTCCGGCATGAACGCTGACGCGCTCAGCCAGGCGGAGTACTGGGACGCAGCCCGGCTTGTGCCGAACCTTACCCGGCCGCAAACTCAGGGGAAGATCTGGTCATACGACTATGTAAGCGGCCGCGAGTATCTGGATATTGAGCTCGAGCCGCGGCGGCCGGGTGTGACGGTGGGGATTGCGGAGCTGGTACTGATGCCAATCGGGCGCAAGCACCGTACCGTTGCGGAACTGCCGGTTATTTTTACACTCGGGGATTCGACGGTAAAATCATATGTGTTCGAGGAAGCGCCGATGTCCGGCTGGGGCCAGGTATTCGGCAAGCTTTTTGACGGGGAAAAGGTTCAGGTAGTCAATTACTCACAGGGCGGACGCTCCTTCAAAAGCGCACATAACGAGGGGCGGTTCAACGACATTCTGCTGACCGGCAGGGCAGGCGATTATCTTCTGATCCAGTTCGGCCATAACGACGAGTCAGAGGATGAGGAGCAAAGGTTCGGCAGAGGCTCGACCGAGGAAATGTACCGTACCTATGTGGAGGAAATTTATATTCCGGCTGTACGCGAACGGGGGATGATTCCTGTACTGCTGACCCCAATGTCGAGGACAGACGGAGCGGCGCAGCCGGGGCATGTATATAAGGATTCTTTTGCGGAGCGGAAATTCCCCGTTATCCTCAGAGAACTGGCCGGGAAGCTTGGAGTCCCGCTCATCGACCTGAATAAGGCCAGCCTGGAGTATTACAATGAGCTTGGAGTTGAAGCGGTAACGGCGATTTTTATGTCGGTTGAAGCCGGAGAGACACCGGGCAAAACCAATGACGGCAGCTACGCGGGCGGCCACCCCTCCTCCAAAAATGACGGCACCCACTACAAGGAAGCCCTGTCCAAGCAGTTTGCCCGGATGGTTGTTACGCTGATTGCTGAGCTGGGAAAAGAGGGGGATGCCGACGCAGCCCGGATTGCTGGTATGCTGAAGCCTACGGTGCATGCAGCTATACGGTCGCAGGACTGGTCAGCTGTGTATCCCGAGATTACCCCCGATATCGTGTCCGGCCCTGGCGCGTATTACCGGAATCAGATTGAGAAGCTGATTCAGCTGGGTGTGCTTGGTACAGATGAGGAAGGCCGGTTTAACCCGGAAGGCCTGATTACTGTTGGGGAGTCTGCAGCAGCACTGGGTAAAGTAATGAAGCTTGATCCTGCGGTGCTGGCAGACTATACGTCTGTGGCTGGAGCAGACGCGTTGACGAGGGAAGTGATGGGCGTCATGCTCTGGGATGCTTATCAGGCAGCTTTTACCGGGAAGCCGCGCTTTATGACCGATTATAACGGGGATGCCCTGGGCCCGGACGATCCCGGCTATGCCCCTTATCTGCCCCCGGAGCAGAGAGGGATCATGTATTACCCGCTTGTCTCCTTTGAGCAGCTGACGGATACGGATCAGGTTGACCCGGAGCTGCTGCCCAAGATCGAAGCTGCTTACAAGCGGGGACTCTTCCGAGCGGAAAAAGGAATCCGGCGGGGCGAGCTGTCTTACGCTGACGCACTTGAGCCCAAGCTGCCGGTTACCCGGGCCAAAGCCGCCAAGGCTTTGTATTATATGTGGGTGCTGATCCACCCGGTAAATGTGGAGAACCATGTGCTGCTGTAATGTAGCGGATGGCCACGTGGAGCTGCCTGCTCTTCCCCTTTAGAGGGGGAGGGGCAGGATTTTTTTGCTGAGGAGAGTTGAGTTTGCTGATATAGCTGCAGTTTGTGCAACTAAAACGAGCAAAAATGGGTGTCTTCGCGATATAAGTGTAGTTTGTGCAGCTAAATTTGCCCGGATTAGGCTATATAGGCTTTTTTCGGCTTTTTAAGTGTACGGAGTGCAGTTAAACGGATTTTGCGGAAAAAAAGGGCTGTTTTAGTTGTACAAAGTGCAGTTAAGACTGGTAGGAAGGGCCGGAAGCGGTATGTGCAGACCCCGGCGGCAAGTGTGTGCAGAGATCACCCGGATACGTGGTGGAGAAAATCAGCTTTTGGTGACGGCCTGAGACTGAATGTACTGCTCCATCTGCTTCTTATGGTGCTTGTCGTGAGGGAGGAAGCCCCGCAGGTGTCCGCGGCAGCTGAATGTTTTGCCATCCCCGTCCTTATACGTCCGCATAAAATCCTCATCGCAGATATCGGTCATTTCGGCAACAATCAGGCCCCGGTACAGCACAAACTGCCGGATTACCTCCTGCACGGTTACGGTCTGTGCATACTCGATCGCCCGGGCGTTGAACTCGCTGAAGTTCAGATGCTTCGCGGTCACCGGCTGACCTTCTTTTACTTTCGCAAAAGCCTCCTCGTAGAAGTACTGATCCCAGCGCATCATGTGGCAGAGCAGCTCTTTAAGTGACCATTTACCGTCCCTGATTGGATTTTCCCATAGGGTAACGTCTAAAGTTTCCAGTGACTGGACATAGGGGATAAATGAGTGAAATTCGGCTACCAGCTGAGCGTTTGTTTTTGGTGCCATCAAAGTAATCCTCCTGCATATAGGGTTTATTGGTTATATTTCTTATGCTGACTATACCTCATGTAACTTGACCACAGTGCGTCAGGTTTAATAATGCTGCGTGAATCTCCATTCCAGCAAAACAGGAACAGTCCTCCGGGCGGCGGGTTGCTATAATAAAAGTACCGTACGGGAAAGGCTGGGCTGCTCAGTGAACTACAGTAAGGATATAGAACGATGCATCGATTATATTGAGGAAAATATTAAGGAAAATCTGACTGCGGAAGGGATCGCCGCTGTGGCCGGTTATTCGTTGTATCATTTTTGCCGCGTGTTCAGCCTGTGTAAGGAGATGACGGTGATGGAATACGTGCGCAGCCGGAAGCTGTCTTTGGCGGCAGTGGAGCTGTTCAGCGGACGGAGTGTGACGGAGATTGCGCTGGATTACGGGTTTGAAACCCCGGGAGGCTTCACAAAAGCGTTCCGCAAGGCTCACGGTTACACCCCCTCGCAATATGCAGCGCGGATGGCCGGGTATCTTCAGAACGGTCCCGAATTTGAGATCGGAGGGTATGTAATGAATCCTGTTTTTGTGACTAAGCCGGCTTTCAAGACAGCTGGCTACGGCATTGAGACGAATGTGGCAGACAGCAGCTATACAAAGGATATTGCTTCGTTCTGGAGCCAGTATGAAGGGGAGAATCTGGAAGCCAAAGTGTACAGTATTCTTAATCCGCCAAGACACGGTGAAGTAGGGCTGTGTGTGCCGGCCTCAGGTGACAGAAATGCTGTGTATCTGCTGGGCGTAATCGTCGAAGATTTCTCTAGCGTGACGCCGGATATGCTGACTGTGGAGGTACCGGCCGCAGAGTATGCGGTGTTCACCACACCACCGGTGGACGGAACAGAGAATGGCGATCCGGATGTGTTCGTGCAGGTGATCAGGAGCACCTGGAAATATATTTTTGAGGAGTGGTTCCCGGCCAGCGGCTATGAGTTTGACGAGGATAAGCTGGACTTCGAGTTCTACGATGAGCGCTGCCATTCGCGGGTGGATACGGTGATGGAGATTTACATTCCTGTGAGGGTGCGGGCGTGAAAATCGGACTTTAACGTTGTTGCTGCGGGGCAAATACTGTCCGGGTGAAGGGGCTGCACTGCGGGAATGTTTGGGCTTCCGGCCGGATCAGGCCCGCGACGCACGGAACCCGTGCTGGCGGGCCATTGCTGTGAGCTGCTGCCTGCAAAGCAATTGGCAAACGTTTTTTTCGTAAGATCATCTAATACCAATCATTCCCGGCGGAATCTATAATGGGTTAGGATATATACCTATTGCTGAAAGGGATGTTCTGCAAATGCCATTAGTAGATATGCCGCTAGAACAGTTAAAACAATACCAGGGAAGAAACCCGCGTCCGGCTGACTTCGACGCTTACTGGGAACGCGCGCTGGAGGAGCTTGCTGCAGTTGAAGCGCAGCTTGAGCTGATTCCGAGTCCTTTTCAGACGCCGCAGGCGGAATGCTTTGATCTGTACTTTACGGGAGTACGCGGTGCGCGTATCCATGCCAAATACCTTCGTCCGAGAGCGGTAAGTACGCCGCAGCCGGCGGTTTTGCAGTTCCACGGATATACCGGTGATTCCGGCGAGTGGCAGGATAAGCTGGCGTATGTCTCGCTGGGCTTTTCGGTGCTGGCACTGGACTGCCGCGGGCAGGGAGGGTTGTCTGAAGATACAGGCGGTGTGAAAGGCAACACGCATAACGGGCATATTATCCGCGGACTGGACGATCATCCGGATAATCTGCTGTTCCGCCACATTTATCTGGATACCGTGCGTCTGGCTCAAATTGCGCTTGAGCTTCCCGGAGTAGATCCGGAGCGGGTGTATGCCATGGGCGGGTCGCAGGGCGGAGCTCTGACCATCGCTTGTGCCGCACTCGAGCCGCGTGTGAAAAAAGCTGCAACTACCTATCCGTTCCTCTGTGACTATAAGCGTGTATGGGAAATGGATCTGGCCAAGGATGCATACCACGAGCTGAGCATCTATTTCCGCAAGTTCGATCCGCTGCATGAGCGGGAGGACGAGGTGTTTGAGAAGCTGGGTTATATCGACCTGCAGCATCTGGCGTCCCGTATTCAAGGTGAGGTGCTGTTCATCACGGGGCTAATGGATACCATCTGCCCGCCATCCACCCAGTTTGCCGCCTACAACAAAATCACCGCAACCAAGGAGCTGGTCGTCTATCCGGACTTCGGGCATGAATATCTGCCCGGCAGCGGCGACCGGACGATGCAGTTTTTGCTGGGGGAATAGCTGCCTGCGTTAGAAAAGCTGAGTGCGGGTAAGCAGACAGCCTGCTGACAGATCCGTTCAGCCCCGTACATTTGGCTTAGATGAATGCAATATTAACAGTAAAGGCACTATCATTGGCCCAATTAAGGAAATGGCCAGCTGATAGTGCCTTTTTAACCGCTTGTAAGTCTTAACCTACATAAACTTCCGCTGCACCTTTTTCCCGTCATAGGTAAAGAGGGCTTTTTTGTCTTCAACGACAGTCTGCAGATGAACGGTGCGTCCCCAGAGGGAGTAGATATGCGGGAGGGTGCGCTCCAGATATTTCAGGTCAAGCTCGATGCTCTCGTAGCGGTGGGCGATCAGCAGCTCGCCGTTGCGCTCATAGTCGGCATCCTGGATGACGAGGTAAGGAGAGCCTCCGTTGACCCGGGCCAGCACGAGCTGGTCACGGACATTTTCCCAGGCTTTGTCGGTGATTTTCCACTCCGGGCCTTTTTTCTCGAATACATAGAGGTCAAGGTCGTTAACCAGCTGCTTCGACAGATAGCTGCGGATGAAGGAAATGTCGGAGTCGAGCTCGCGTACCTCGAACATTTTGTCACGGTCCCAGCGGCG contains these protein-coding regions:
- a CDS encoding AraC family transcriptional regulator, which produces MNYSKDIERCIDYIEENIKENLTAEGIAAVAGYSLYHFCRVFSLCKEMTVMEYVRSRKLSLAAVELFSGRSVTEIALDYGFETPGGFTKAFRKAHGYTPSQYAARMAGYLQNGPEFEIGGYVMNPVFVTKPAFKTAGYGIETNVADSSYTKDIASFWSQYEGENLEAKVYSILNPPRHGEVGLCVPASGDRNAVYLLGVIVEDFSSVTPDMLTVEVPAAEYAVFTTPPVDGTENGDPDVFVQVIRSTWKYIFEEWFPASGYEFDEDKLDFEFYDERCHSRVDTVMEIYIPVRVRA
- a CDS encoding GDSL-type esterase/lipase family protein; the encoded protein is MGTGIRQQPEQSEQQAGYRYNFTSVPKAGYVTVPYDRETGAVRYEDTGSYGFVEQTGALPPRRVNRAQISAAHGGFELSEPEADSGTEVQSGEPGSHGSGGMAFRVKLPRGAYKVQVTLSSAPEDTIIAVSGMNADALSQAEYWDAARLVPNLTRPQTQGKIWSYDYVSGREYLDIELEPRRPGVTVGIAELVLMPIGRKHRTVAELPVIFTLGDSTVKSYVFEEAPMSGWGQVFGKLFDGEKVQVVNYSQGGRSFKSAHNEGRFNDILLTGRAGDYLLIQFGHNDESEDEEQRFGRGSTEEMYRTYVEEIYIPAVRERGMIPVLLTPMSRTDGAAQPGHVYKDSFAERKFPVILRELAGKLGVPLIDLNKASLEYYNELGVEAVTAIFMSVEAGETPGKTNDGSYAGGHPSSKNDGTHYKEALSKQFARMVVTLIAELGKEGDADAARIAGMLKPTVHAAIRSQDWSAVYPEITPDIVSGPGAYYRNQIEKLIQLGVLGTDEEGRFNPEGLITVGESAAALGKVMKLDPAVLADYTSVAGADALTREVMGVMLWDAYQAAFTGKPRFMTDYNGDALGPDDPGYAPYLPPEQRGIMYYPLVSFEQLTDTDQVDPELLPKIEAAYKRGLFRAEKGIRRGELSYADALEPKLPVTRAKAAKALYYMWVLIHPVNVENHVLL
- a CDS encoding alpha/beta hydrolase family protein, giving the protein MDVLQQYMNRLTDSAPRSSAYRGNVPFSEWRSGLAAAFTEKLGGFPERHAELEPVLLERVACSGYVRERIEITTYKGLRMPLYLLIPEQASASPAPAVIAVHGHGYGSREITGLHPDGSERQSDPGLHKDFAVSLVKEGFVVAAPEVLGFGDRRLAEDRASGEPGKNSCFRLSSALLMAGQTMAGYRIYETMRVVDYLQTRNEVHSGKTGIMGISGGGLVAGFTAALDERIACAVVSGYANTFAASILSRNHCLDNYIPGILLEAEMPDLLGLIAPRGLFLESGAADPLFGPEGARQALARLQEIYRAAGHAGQVGADFFPGGHEIHGGLAFAWLRGQLAD
- a CDS encoding alpha/beta fold hydrolase, translating into MPLVDMPLEQLKQYQGRNPRPADFDAYWERALEELAAVEAQLELIPSPFQTPQAECFDLYFTGVRGARIHAKYLRPRAVSTPQPAVLQFHGYTGDSGEWQDKLAYVSLGFSVLALDCRGQGGLSEDTGGVKGNTHNGHIIRGLDDHPDNLLFRHIYLDTVRLAQIALELPGVDPERVYAMGGSQGGALTIACAALEPRVKKAATTYPFLCDYKRVWEMDLAKDAYHELSIYFRKFDPLHEREDEVFEKLGYIDLQHLASRIQGEVLFITGLMDTICPPSTQFAAYNKITATKELVVYPDFGHEYLPGSGDRTMQFLLGE
- a CDS encoding glycoside hydrolase family 88 protein, which translates into the protein MPTTEVSTLSWSRRIADTILGQCNEQGEHAYLLERWAYVPGMMQLAMARAGIQLGEPEYFDYMQRHMDSFIGENGSIRTYRLEEYNLDQINQGKNLFLLYQKTGEQRYAEAAHLLAAQLISHPRTSEGGFWHKKVYPFQMWLDGLYMASPFLAQFGAVFQRPELIDEAARQLLLIERRTRDPRTGLLYHGWDESKEQEWADSTTGLSSHFWSRAMGWYVMACVDCLEHFPVTHPQRGTIIGIFQRVCGALLEVQDKETGLWYQVLDQAGRKGNYLEATGSTMFVYAMAKGLRLGYLERSFREGMLKGYDGIMKHLVTEDNEGLHLHKICNGAGLSKDRNGSYDYYISEAVVSDTPMGVGPLLLASLEVENYGDGH
- a CDS encoding DinB family protein, with product MAPKTNAQLVAEFHSFIPYVQSLETLDVTLWENPIRDGKWSLKELLCHMMRWDQYFYEEAFAKVKEGQPVTAKHLNFSEFNARAIEYAQTVTVQEVIRQFVLYRGLIVAEMTDICDEDFMRTYKDGDGKTFSCRGHLRGFLPHDKHHKKQMEQYIQSQAVTKS